The following nucleotide sequence is from Halomonas chromatireducens.
GGTACCCGCCAGCCGGAGATCTACGGCAGCGAGACCCTCAACGACATCAACAATGCCCTCTACGAGAAGGCGGCGATGAACGGCTGGGACGTCACCTGTCGCCAGAGCAACCACGAGGGCGAACTGATCGATGCGATCCATGCCGCCCGTGTCGACGGCACCGCGGCGATCATCATCAACCCCGCCGCCTATACCCACACCTCGGTGGCGATCCTCGATGCGCTCAACGCCTTCGACGGCACGGTTATCGAGGTGCATCTCTCCAACGTGCACAAGCGTGAGAGTTTCCGTCATCACTCCTATGTCTCGCTGCGTGCCGACGGCGTTATCGCCGGGCTCGGCAGCCAGGGCTACCTGGCCGCGCTGGATTCTTTGATCAGGGGTGCCGGGTAGCCCCGAGCGGGCTGATAACAGCCCTGCGCAAGCTA
It contains:
- the aroQ gene encoding type II 3-dehydroquinate dehydratase, yielding MNKVLVLHGPNLNLLGTRQPEIYGSETLNDINNALYEKAAMNGWDVTCRQSNHEGELIDAIHAARVDGTAAIIINPAAYTHTSVAILDALNAFDGTVIEVHLSNVHKRESFRHHSYVSLRADGVIAGLGSQGYLAALDSLIRGAG